Proteins encoded together in one Bacteroidota bacterium window:
- a CDS encoding deoxyhypusine synthase family protein translates to MSGPISQFIEKNYLHFNAAALVDASKAYRVHLEKGGKMMITLAGAMSTAELGISLAEMIRQGKVDIISCTGANLEEDIMNLVAHSHYKRVPNYRELSANDEWALLEQGYNRVTDTCIPEEEAFRRIQKHIHKQWKDAQDAGTSFLPHEYMYKMLNSGEMEQYYEIDPKNSWMLAAAERNLPIICPGWEDSTMGNIFASYCIKGELKSTTMKSGIDYMVWLSEWYRNNSAGQGVGFYQIGGGIAGDFPICVVPMMYQDLEWHDVPFWAYFCQVSDSTTSYGSYSGAVPNEKITWGKLSKETPRFIIESDASIVAPLMFAYILGQ, encoded by the coding sequence ATGTCAGGACCTATATCACAATTTATCGAAAAAAATTATTTACACTTCAATGCCGCAGCATTGGTCGATGCATCGAAAGCTTACAGAGTTCATTTAGAAAAAGGTGGTAAAATGATGATTACCCTTGCAGGTGCGATGAGTACCGCTGAACTTGGAATTAGTCTCGCTGAAATGATTCGTCAAGGAAAAGTTGATATAATAAGTTGCACAGGTGCTAACCTGGAAGAAGATATTATGAATCTTGTGGCACACAGCCATTACAAACGCGTGCCTAATTATAGAGAATTAAGTGCCAATGATGAATGGGCTTTGCTCGAGCAAGGCTATAATCGTGTAACTGATACTTGCATTCCCGAAGAGGAAGCTTTTCGTCGCATACAAAAACATATACATAAACAGTGGAAAGATGCACAAGATGCTGGAACCAGTTTTTTGCCGCATGAATATATGTATAAAATGCTAAACAGCGGCGAGATGGAACAGTATTATGAAATTGATCCCAAAAATAGTTGGATGCTTGCAGCCGCCGAACGCAATCTGCCTATTATATGCCCAGGTTGGGAAGACAGTACCATGGGAAATATATTTGCCAGTTATTGTATAAAAGGCGAACTCAAATCTACCACCATGAAATCGGGAATTGATTATATGGTTTGGTTGAGTGAATGGTACAGAAATAATTCTGCGGGTCAAGGCGTTGGATTCTATCAAATAGGTGGAGGCATAGCCGGCGATTTTCCTATATGTGTGGTACCTATGATGTATCAAGATTTGGAATGGCATGATGTTCCTTTTTGGGCCTACTTCTGCCAAGTTTCCGATTCCACAACTAGCTATGGAAGCTATAGTGGTGCGGTGCCCAATGAAAAAATTACCTGGGGAAAACTGAGCAAAGAAACCCCAAGATTTATAATAGAATCGGATGCATCAATTGTGGCCCCCTTAATGTTTGCATATATATTAGGCCAATAA
- a CDS encoding DUF1573 domain-containing protein, whose product MAFQSHQGSCLVFEKKVVDFGLLKAPWEKTAIFRFTNNSKDSILIKNSKAGCGCTTVKYPEYYIKAGKTDSVIVKFLPQKWLNGSQEKEVKLKTTCPTDSIIVLTIMAEVAIY is encoded by the coding sequence ATGGCTTTTCAAAGTCATCAAGGTTCTTGCTTAGTTTTCGAAAAAAAAGTTGTTGATTTTGGCTTATTGAAAGCACCTTGGGAAAAGACCGCCATATTTAGATTTACGAATAACTCTAAGGATTCTATTCTGATTAAAAATTCAAAGGCGGGCTGCGGTTGTACCACGGTGAAATATCCCGAGTATTATATAAAAGCAGGCAAAACAGATTCTGTAATCGTGAAATTTTTGCCGCAAAAATGGTTGAACGGAAGTCAAGAGAAGGAGGTAAAATTAAAAACTACTTGTCCTACAGATTCTATTATAGTACTCACAATAATGGCCGAGGTGGCAATCTACTAA
- the ruvA gene encoding Holliday junction branch migration protein RuvA, translating to MIAHIQGQFIQVTPAYVVVDCHGVGYCLHISLYTFEKIKDQKNGLLFSHLSIKEDGHTLYGFVDEAERNLFRQLILVNGVGANTARMMLSSLNPGELYNAIVNGNVGLLKSIKGIGEKTAQRIVIDLQSKLSKEGLNGEHSMPATPGNANQRMAMEALVTLGFNRVAVEKTLTKLNLQNQNTEDIIKQALKVL from the coding sequence ATGATTGCTCACATTCAAGGACAGTTTATACAAGTTACACCCGCTTATGTAGTGGTTGATTGCCATGGAGTTGGCTACTGTCTGCACATTTCGTTATATACTTTCGAGAAAATCAAAGACCAAAAAAATGGCTTGTTGTTTTCGCATTTGAGTATCAAAGAAGATGGTCATACACTATATGGTTTTGTGGACGAAGCGGAAAGGAATCTTTTCCGCCAGCTTATTTTGGTGAACGGTGTAGGAGCCAATACCGCCCGTATGATGCTATCGAGTCTAAACCCCGGAGAACTATATAATGCCATAGTAAACGGAAATGTAGGTTTGTTAAAATCTATTAAAGGTATCGGTGAGAAAACAGCCCAAAGAATTGTGATTGACTTACAATCGAAACTATCTAAAGAAGGGCTGAACGGCGAGCACTCGATGCCTGCCACACCTGGCAACGCAAACCAACGAATGGCCATGGAAGCACTGGTAACACTGGGCTTTAACCGAGTAGCTGTAGAAAAAACCTTGACTAAATTAAATTTGCAAAACCAAAACACTGAAGATATCATCAAACAAGCACTTAAAGTACTGTGA
- the sprA gene encoding cell surface protein SprA, whose product MREKQSIQQNKVLGKSVGAIMLFLGITTALAFGANVKFLSFHKSEKQVAKPGDSTRFKNWPRQSWDKPRKKAFDLKEPDIIKTTYELDSSGKFYTKKQSIGNTPVGTPETISLEDYSKIKDEEQNKNYFKQRAKAQNFVRSSGGTIPPLFIPGKTFQDFFGNGKVEIKPTGSAELTFGGIYNLIRNPILNSRQQRNAQFDFKQKIQLNVAGSIGDKFKINTNYNTEALFDFENQMKLNWDGKEDGILKKIEVGNVSMPLNGTLIPGSQSLFGAKVKFQFGRLTSTVLFSQQKSRASEVTVQGGAQITPFDIQCDQYEQNKHYFLSQYFRDHYEAFLDRPPLVQSPVRVTRVEVWVTNRTSAVDNARDIMGFMDLGEDAAHIYNKQITATPAKVFPENIANDLYKTLTNNVNFRSTFKSVNELQQNTQTNKMKQIDDYQLINFARQLNPNEFTFHTQLGYISLNQTLNNDEVLAVAFEYEIGGQPYQVGEFSRQVPTDRQSPNVLFLKLLKPISIRPDLPNWKLMMKNIYSVGSYQIQKQDFKLNVWYADDPSNADMIYLPAKDEPKLQGLPLVRVLNIDRVNSNLEAQPDGQFDWIEGITISPQQGRIIFPVLEPFGKFLRSKFKDPNGANANYYAFDELYDSTRWAAQQKATKNKFFIRGSFKGSASNEIQLSCFNAPKGSVKVTSNGTPLIEGNDYLVDYSTGRVTIINTGILAQGAAIKASCENTATFTTQQRTLMGTRLDFKVSEDFIIGGTLLNLRERPIIPKVSIGDEPLNNTIVGLDATYKSNWRGLTKAIDRLPFLSTKEMSNFLFTGEFAKIIPGVAPAIKKTLDKSGVSFVDDFEASEIPTDLRLGNYWQLASTPQGQADLFPDGNNRYNIGFRDHAARMSWYILDPLFYTNNNLTPPHLKNDPGQLSNHYVRQVVVNEVFKNKQIQQGVPQTQNTFDISYFPNQRGPYNFNATDINSDGTFKSPKSNWAGIMRKIDQNDFEAANIDYIELWMMDPFLNGHNPQPNNSGQLYLHLGNVSEDMLSDSRKSFENGLTTNTQPNLRMDTTVWGNVPAIPAINNAFDNDPNSRLQQDVGLDGLSDANERDFYKKKYLDSLANNFGTNSKAYIDALNDPASDNYHFYRGSDFDSAKTSILARYKYFNGPDGNSPSPNAPPPHQPKETYPVANQPNPNDEDINKDFTLNEIEEYYQYRIDLSKSKLIVGQNYVTDSVRSGPKLEKPCNCPDDTVTWYQLKVPVRSYERRIGSIPDFKSIRFMRMIMRGFTDSVVLRFANMQLIRAEWRKYLVSLATPGSVNPIDPNDNTSFVVSTVNVEENNQRQPVPYVLPPGIFRQLDVSQPNPIQQNEQSLSLRVCGLKDGDARAVFKNVKLDIRNYKTLKMFVHAEALAGEILKDKDLSVFVRLGTDFTNNYYEYEIPLKLTNWGQTNENDIWRADNELNIDIAAFYDLKVLRLKQGGTNTYFENYTPDGKRLAVNGIPDMSNIRVILIGVRNPKQFDNPADDGLSKCGEIWVNELRVSGFENPGGWAATARSVIKLADIGTLNMAGNITTVGYGGIDKKLNDRARNLTTNFDLNTMLELGKFFPAKSGVSIPFYYGYNQTLVRPHFYPLNPDIPMSSVLNVTPADERANIKYNADDLTIKKGWNVSNVHKNLTGSKKKKFYSIENFNLSYAFNEFFQRNQLIQYNKIKLYNFKLNYSFQTQAKPVEPFKKHFKSKYLQLIRDFNFYYKPQSINIITNTDRRYGEMVNRVNDNLNNTRIDTLYDKNFTTSRQFDVKWDLTKALKFDYNAITNARIDEPAGAVFRYSGEGHDSIIKNIKRLGRITQFNQMGNLSYTLPFNKFPLTNFISMTARVSVNYSWTQGPPGLQDTIGNTIANSKNNSLTGQFNMQQLYNKIKFLERIASGKKQTPPPPPPKVKPKVPNKVPKKKATDEDTSKVDETPTPNSKNPLLSLAEHTARLVMMVKTINFTYTENRGTTLPGFLPKPKYFGQNFDMMAPGWDFITGSQDSMLKYDAAKNGWLAAGSGVNNPNTRTLNKQFNMQATVEPFNDFRIQLTFQRSMTTSYQSFFNYEPSTNGYSNFAPLENGTFSMTYNIIRTAFSKSTPINSDVFEKMRDQRFTIASQLQSTDDRSKGKGVDVLTGYPMGYSPLQHDVVIHSFLSAYSGKNPINYKAELFPKIPSASWRVTWNGLSKIPAIKKIIPNLSLSHAYASTYSVGGFGSSLGYSVDSALSSRGVGATYTLEPRLALQNVTIAERFSPLIGVDMTFTNSFTFKFELKKERMLSLVPVNPQLQEMKNREIVIGAGFRKKGLTIRWIKFRGNSLYLPNDASFRFDFSIRDNWTTIRKFDGVSVPTAGMKIISIKPTIDYQASDKVLIRLYYDQRISKPYTTSSYPTTNVQFGVTARYTLQ is encoded by the coding sequence GTGAGAGAAAAACAAAGCATTCAACAGAACAAGGTTTTGGGCAAAAGTGTCGGAGCCATTATGCTCTTTTTGGGCATCACCACTGCATTAGCTTTTGGGGCAAATGTCAAATTTTTAAGCTTTCATAAATCGGAAAAACAAGTCGCTAAGCCTGGTGACTCAACACGTTTTAAGAACTGGCCCCGCCAATCGTGGGACAAACCCCGTAAAAAAGCATTCGACTTAAAAGAACCCGATATAATAAAAACCACCTACGAACTGGATAGCAGTGGTAAATTTTATACCAAGAAGCAATCCATAGGTAATACCCCTGTGGGCACTCCCGAAACTATTTCGCTCGAAGATTATTCCAAAATAAAAGATGAGGAACAGAACAAGAATTATTTCAAGCAACGTGCAAAAGCACAAAATTTTGTGAGAAGCAGTGGCGGAACTATCCCTCCACTATTTATACCGGGTAAAACCTTTCAAGACTTTTTTGGCAATGGTAAAGTTGAAATCAAACCTACGGGCTCAGCCGAGCTCACTTTTGGTGGAATATATAATTTAATTAGAAACCCTATTCTTAATAGCCGCCAACAGCGTAATGCACAGTTCGATTTTAAACAAAAAATACAATTAAATGTGGCGGGTAGCATTGGCGACAAATTTAAAATTAATACCAACTATAATACTGAAGCCCTATTCGATTTTGAAAACCAAATGAAATTAAATTGGGATGGAAAGGAAGATGGTATTCTTAAAAAGATAGAAGTGGGTAATGTGAGCATGCCGCTTAATGGCACTTTAATTCCAGGTAGCCAAAGCCTGTTTGGAGCAAAAGTAAAATTTCAATTTGGCCGACTTACATCTACCGTTTTGTTCTCGCAACAAAAAAGTAGGGCGAGTGAAGTTACGGTGCAAGGTGGTGCACAAATCACTCCTTTTGATATACAGTGCGACCAATACGAACAAAACAAACATTATTTCCTTTCGCAATATTTCCGCGACCATTATGAAGCGTTTCTTGATAGACCTCCTTTGGTGCAAAGCCCCGTAAGAGTTACCCGTGTGGAGGTATGGGTTACCAACCGCACGAGTGCTGTGGACAATGCCCGCGACATTATGGGCTTTATGGATCTGGGCGAAGACGCAGCACATATATATAACAAACAAATTACTGCGACCCCTGCCAAGGTATTCCCCGAAAATATTGCAAACGACCTCTACAAAACACTTACTAACAATGTCAATTTCCGATCTACTTTTAAAAGTGTGAACGAGCTTCAACAGAACACGCAAACTAATAAGATGAAGCAAATAGATGACTATCAGTTAATAAACTTTGCCCGCCAACTTAACCCCAATGAATTTACTTTCCATACGCAACTTGGCTACATTTCACTCAATCAAACCTTAAATAATGATGAGGTTTTGGCGGTGGCTTTTGAATACGAAATAGGCGGCCAGCCCTATCAGGTAGGTGAATTTTCGAGACAGGTTCCTACCGATAGACAAAGCCCAAATGTATTGTTTTTAAAACTTTTGAAACCGATCTCTATCCGCCCCGATTTGCCCAACTGGAAACTGATGATGAAAAATATATATTCAGTGGGAAGCTATCAGATACAAAAACAAGATTTTAAATTGAACGTATGGTATGCCGATGACCCATCGAATGCTGATATGATATATTTGCCAGCCAAAGACGAACCCAAACTCCAAGGTCTTCCCTTGGTGCGGGTGTTAAATATAGACCGAGTTAATAGTAACTTAGAAGCACAACCTGATGGACAGTTTGACTGGATTGAAGGAATTACCATATCTCCACAACAAGGCAGAATTATATTTCCCGTACTGGAACCCTTTGGCAAATTTTTACGAAGCAAGTTTAAAGACCCTAATGGTGCCAATGCCAACTATTATGCTTTTGATGAATTATATGATTCGACCCGATGGGCTGCACAGCAAAAAGCTACCAAAAACAAATTTTTTATTCGAGGTAGTTTTAAAGGTTCGGCAAGCAACGAGATACAATTGAGTTGTTTCAATGCACCTAAAGGTTCGGTAAAGGTAACCTCAAATGGAACACCTTTAATTGAGGGAAATGACTATTTGGTAGACTATTCAACCGGCCGCGTAACCATTATCAATACTGGAATATTGGCACAAGGAGCTGCCATAAAAGCCAGTTGTGAAAACACAGCTACCTTTACTACACAACAGCGAACACTAATGGGCACTCGGCTCGATTTTAAAGTGAGTGAGGATTTTATTATCGGCGGCACCTTGCTTAATCTGCGTGAACGACCTATTATACCCAAAGTAAGTATTGGCGATGAGCCTTTGAACAATACTATAGTTGGACTCGATGCAACTTATAAGAGCAATTGGAGAGGACTTACAAAAGCAATTGATCGTTTGCCCTTTCTCTCTACCAAAGAAATGAGTAATTTTTTATTCACTGGCGAATTTGCAAAAATTATCCCTGGAGTAGCACCCGCCATCAAGAAAACCCTTGACAAGTCAGGAGTTTCTTTTGTTGACGATTTTGAAGCAAGCGAAATCCCTACCGATTTGAGGTTGGGTAATTATTGGCAACTGGCCAGCACCCCTCAAGGACAAGCAGATTTATTCCCTGACGGAAACAATAGATACAATATTGGTTTCAGAGACCATGCAGCACGCATGTCATGGTATATTCTAGACCCTTTGTTCTATACCAATAATAACCTTACCCCACCTCATTTAAAAAATGATCCTGGACAATTATCCAATCATTATGTGAGGCAGGTGGTGGTAAACGAAGTTTTCAAAAACAAACAAATACAACAGGGGGTACCACAAACGCAAAACACTTTTGATATAAGCTACTTCCCCAACCAACGCGGCCCCTACAACTTTAACGCAACTGATATAAATAGTGACGGTACTTTTAAAAGTCCAAAGAGCAATTGGGCAGGGATAATGCGTAAAATAGACCAGAACGACTTTGAAGCTGCCAATATTGATTATATAGAATTGTGGATGATGGATCCATTCTTGAACGGACATAACCCGCAACCCAATAACAGCGGACAATTATACCTACACCTAGGAAACGTGAGCGAAGATATGTTAAGCGACTCACGAAAAAGTTTTGAAAACGGTTTAACAACCAACACGCAACCCAATCTCCGCATGGACACCACAGTGTGGGGCAATGTGCCTGCAATACCAGCTATCAACAATGCCTTCGACAACGATCCCAATTCTCGTTTGCAGCAGGACGTAGGACTTGATGGATTGAGCGATGCCAACGAAAGAGATTTTTATAAGAAAAAGTATTTAGATTCCTTAGCCAATAATTTTGGCACAAACTCTAAAGCATATATTGATGCTTTAAATGACCCTGCATCAGATAACTACCATTTTTATAGAGGTAGCGATTTCGACTCGGCCAAAACCAGTATACTAGCCCGTTATAAATATTTTAATGGCCCTGACGGAAACTCGCCAAGCCCTAATGCTCCGCCCCCACACCAGCCTAAAGAAACTTACCCCGTTGCCAACCAACCCAACCCTAACGACGAGGATATTAATAAAGACTTTACCCTCAATGAAATAGAAGAGTACTATCAATACCGAATAGACCTAAGCAAAAGCAAACTGATAGTTGGGCAAAACTATGTCACAGACTCCGTTCGCTCAGGACCAAAACTTGAAAAACCTTGTAACTGTCCCGACGATACTGTTACCTGGTACCAATTGAAGGTACCTGTTCGTTCTTATGAGCGTAGAATTGGGAGTATACCCGATTTTAAGTCCATTCGTTTTATGCGTATGATAATGAGAGGATTTACTGATTCCGTCGTACTTCGGTTTGCAAACATGCAACTGATTAGGGCCGAATGGCGTAAGTACTTGGTATCGCTTGCTACCCCCGGTTCAGTTAATCCCATCGACCCCAATGATAATACCTCATTTGTAGTTTCGACCGTAAATGTGGAAGAAAACAACCAACGACAGCCTGTTCCTTATGTGCTACCCCCAGGTATTTTCAGGCAATTGGATGTGAGTCAGCCAAACCCCATTCAACAAAATGAGCAATCATTGTCGCTTAGGGTATGCGGACTGAAAGATGGCGATGCAAGGGCTGTGTTCAAGAATGTAAAATTAGACATCCGGAATTATAAGACCTTGAAAATGTTTGTGCATGCCGAGGCATTGGCTGGTGAGATATTAAAAGACAAAGACCTATCTGTATTTGTGAGGCTCGGTACCGACTTTACCAATAACTATTATGAATATGAAATCCCGCTTAAGCTAACCAATTGGGGGCAGACCAACGAAAACGATATTTGGCGAGCTGACAATGAATTGAATATTGATATTGCCGCCTTTTATGATTTGAAAGTATTGCGACTAAAACAAGGAGGCACGAATACCTATTTTGAGAATTATACACCCGATGGTAAAAGGTTGGCTGTAAACGGTATCCCCGATATGAGCAATATACGGGTAATATTAATAGGGGTGCGAAACCCCAAACAATTTGACAACCCCGCCGACGATGGATTATCAAAATGTGGTGAAATATGGGTGAACGAATTAAGAGTGAGCGGATTTGAAAACCCCGGTGGTTGGGCTGCAACAGCCAGAAGTGTGATAAAGTTAGCTGATATCGGCACCTTGAATATGGCCGGAAATATCACTACCGTAGGATATGGAGGAATTGATAAAAAATTGAACGACCGAGCGAGAAACCTCACTACAAACTTCGACCTAAATACCATGCTAGAGTTGGGCAAGTTTTTCCCTGCAAAATCGGGCGTGAGCATTCCTTTCTATTATGGATATAACCAAACCTTGGTAAGGCCGCATTTTTATCCTTTAAATCCCGATATTCCTATGAGCAGTGTGCTTAATGTAACCCCTGCCGACGAACGGGCCAATATTAAATATAACGCCGACGACCTAACCATTAAAAAGGGATGGAACGTGTCGAATGTACACAAAAATTTAACTGGTAGCAAAAAGAAGAAATTTTATAGCATTGAAAATTTCAATCTTTCTTATGCCTTCAACGAGTTTTTTCAACGGAACCAGTTGATACAATACAATAAGATAAAACTATATAACTTTAAACTCAACTATTCTTTCCAAACGCAGGCCAAACCTGTCGAACCTTTCAAAAAGCATTTTAAGTCGAAGTATTTACAATTGATACGTGATTTTAATTTTTACTACAAACCACAGTCAATAAATATTATTACCAATACCGACAGACGTTACGGCGAAATGGTGAACCGCGTAAACGATAACTTAAACAATACCCGCATCGATACCTTATATGATAAGAATTTCACCACTTCGCGGCAATTTGATGTTAAATGGGATTTGACCAAAGCCCTCAAGTTCGATTATAATGCTATTACGAATGCGAGGATAGATGAACCAGCAGGGGCCGTTTTTCGATATTCTGGTGAGGGGCACGACTCTATTATAAAAAATATCAAACGATTGGGCCGCATTACCCAATTTAATCAAATGGGCAACCTTAGTTATACCTTGCCTTTCAATAAGTTCCCTTTGACCAATTTTATAAGTATGACAGCCCGGGTAAGTGTAAATTATTCATGGACTCAAGGCCCTCCAGGTTTGCAAGACACTATAGGAAATACGATCGCAAACTCAAAAAACAATTCTTTAACGGGGCAATTCAATATGCAGCAACTATACAATAAAATTAAATTTTTAGAACGGATTGCCAGCGGTAAAAAACAAACACCACCTCCACCACCTCCAAAAGTAAAGCCTAAAGTACCCAATAAGGTTCCCAAGAAAAAAGCGACCGATGAAGACACATCGAAGGTTGATGAAACACCAACACCCAATAGCAAAAACCCTTTACTGTCATTAGCCGAGCACACTGCCCGATTGGTGATGATGGTGAAAACCATCAATTTTACCTATACTGAAAATAGGGGAACCACCTTGCCAGGTTTCTTACCCAAACCAAAATACTTTGGCCAAAATTTTGATATGATGGCACCGGGCTGGGACTTTATTACTGGAAGCCAGGACAGCATGCTAAAGTATGATGCCGCCAAAAATGGTTGGCTTGCAGCAGGGTCTGGAGTGAACAACCCAAATACACGAACGCTAAACAAGCAATTTAATATGCAGGCTACTGTAGAACCGTTCAACGATTTTAGAATTCAGCTCACTTTCCAGCGGTCGATGACCACTTCCTATCAAAGCTTTTTCAACTATGAACCCAGTACGAATGGATATAGCAATTTTGCTCCTTTAGAGAATGGAACATTTAGTATGACCTATAATATTATACGTACTGCATTTAGTAAGAGCACTCCAATAAACTCGGATGTATTTGAAAAAATGCGTGACCAAAGATTTACCATTGCCAGCCAATTGCAAAGCACCGATGACCGATCAAAAGGCAAAGGCGTTGATGTTTTAACTGGCTATCCGATGGGCTATTCACCGCTACAACACGATGTTGTAATACACTCATTCCTATCGGCATACAGTGGCAAAAACCCAATTAATTATAAGGCCGAATTGTTCCCTAAAATACCAAGTGCATCATGGCGTGTTACATGGAATGGGCTAAGTAAAATTCCCGCTATCAAAAAAATAATCCCCAATCTAAGTCTATCACATGCCTATGCTTCTACTTATTCGGTAGGAGGGTTTGGTTCATCGCTGGGATATTCTGTCGATTCGGCATTATCTAGCAGAGGTGTGGGTGCCACCTATACCTTGGAACCTAGACTTGCACTTCAAAATGTAACGATTGCCGAACGCTTCTCACCGCTTATTGGGGTTGATATGACTTTTACCAATAGCTTTACTTTTAAATTTGAATTGAAGAAAGAACGCATGCTGTCATTGGTGCCCGTTAACCCGCAATTGCAAGAAATGAAGAACCGAGAAATAGTAATAGGTGCAGGTTTCCGCAAAAAGGGATTGACCATTAGGTGGATCAAATTCCGCGGTAATTCCTTGTATTTGCCCAATGATGCCAGTTTCCGTTTCGATTTTTCTATTCGTGATAACTGGACCACCATTCGCAAATTTGATGGGGTAAGCGTTCCTACTGCTGGTATGAAAATAATCAGTATTAAACCCACCATCGACTACCAAGCCAGCGATAAAGTATTGATACGCTTGTATTATGATCAACGCATTTCAAAACCTTATACTACCAGCTCTTACCCAACCACCAATGTGCAATTTGGCGTAACCGCTAGGTATACATTACAGTAA
- a CDS encoding DUF721 domain-containing protein, translating into MAKDHTTLSDAMQQMLNKFRLKEPMARYDIMSTWENIMGKVVAKHTLKIYIKQKCMYVHLDSSVLRNEFEMSKSKIIEMVNEQAKMKLITDVMFL; encoded by the coding sequence ATGGCGAAAGACCATACTACCTTATCGGATGCCATGCAGCAAATGCTCAACAAGTTTAGGTTAAAAGAACCTATGGCGAGGTATGACATTATGAGTACCTGGGAAAACATAATGGGCAAGGTAGTTGCTAAGCACACGCTGAAAATATATATCAAGCAAAAATGTATGTATGTGCATTTGGATAGCAGTGTACTTAGGAATGAATTTGAAATGAGCAAATCGAAAATAATAGAGATGGTGAACGAGCAAGCCAAAATGAAATTGATTACGGATGTGATGTTTTTATAA